From the Daucus carota subsp. sativus chromosome 8, DH1 v3.0, whole genome shotgun sequence genome, one window contains:
- the LOC108198729 gene encoding transcription factor MYB41, whose product MGRSPCCDKNGLKKGPWTPEEDQKLMDYIQKNGYGNWRTLPKNAGLQRCGKSCRLRWTNYLRPDIKRGKFSLEEEEAIIQLHSVLGNKWSTIAARLPGRTDNEIKNYWNTSIRKKLLRNGIDPVTHNPRLDLLDLSTFFTSNLYNSPQFMNFLSASRSLGPNPNPLTTDNFLPSTYQNLDNFVSTEDRISNLDNASLQPSPAQELVQFSNELIEPNADQFTSFSTTGLNEWQCSEMGSNVNYGYYGSGQENSGFGSNSSHNNMSYTSVMSTPQSASPLNLNSTEDEREMNMFNFQDVFIRY is encoded by the exons ATGGGAAGATCACCCTGTTGTGACAAGAATGGGTTGAAAAAGGGGCCTTGGACCCCGGAAGAAGATCAGAAGCTTATGGATTATATTCAGAAGAATGGGTATGGCAATTGGAGAACTCTTCCCAAGAATGCTG GGCTACAAAGGTGTGGAAAGAGCTGCCGTCTAAGGTGGACAAATTATCTACGTCCGGACATCAAAAGGGGCAAATTTTCTTTGGAAGAGGAAGAAGCAATCATTCAACTGCACAGTGTTCTTGGAAACAA ATGGTCGACAATTGCAGCTCGTTTGCCAGGAAGAACTGACAACGAAATCAAGAACTACTGGAACACAAGCATCAGAAAAAAACTTCTCCGAAACGGCATTGATCCGGTGACTCATAATCCCCGCCTCGATCTTCTTGATCTTTCCACTTTCTTCACCTCAAATCTATACAACTCACCTCAATTCATGAATTTCCTATCGGCCTCGCGGTCATTAGGCCCCAACCCTAATCCTCTCACCACCGACAATTTTCTCCCTTCAACCTACCAAAACCTCGATAATTTTGTATCCACAGAGGACCGCATTAGTAATCTTGATAATGCGTCACTACAGCCCAGCCCCGCACAAGAACTTGTCCAGTTTTCGAATGAATTGATCGAGCCTAATGCTGATCAGTTCACGAGTTTCAGCACAACAGGGCTTAATGAGTGGCAATGCAGTGAAATGGGGTCTAATGTGAATTATGGGTACTACGGGTCGGGTCAGGAGAACTCGGGTTTCGGATCCAACAGCAGCCACAACAATATGAGCTACACATCGGTGATGTCAACACCTCAGTCTGCGAGTCCATTGAATTTGAATTCTACTGAAGATGAGAGGGAAATGAACATGTTTAATTTTCAGGATGTGTTTATTCGGTATTGA